A single region of the Leptolyngbya subtilissima AS-A7 genome encodes:
- a CDS encoding Vgb family protein gives MKYLTQFGLPLLSTLGVATFSMAANAALLVGNTSGNNIVIFDEITGDFRGELIPDNGLLDSPNTFVYGPDGNLYISSGTTPENSAILRFTPEGEFIDVFASGNGLFRPYGVAFGPDGNLYVSSFLSDEILRYNGTTGKFIDVFAQR, from the coding sequence ATGAAATATTTGACCCAATTTGGTCTTCCGTTGCTGAGCACCCTTGGCGTCGCAACGTTTTCTATGGCGGCGAATGCAGCCCTGCTGGTAGGGAACACTTCGGGCAATAACATCGTTATTTTTGATGAAATTACCGGTGATTTTCGCGGAGAACTAATTCCAGATAACGGTCTGCTAGATAGCCCCAATACCTTTGTGTATGGGCCTGATGGCAACCTATATATCAGCAGCGGCACTACCCCAGAAAACTCTGCCATTTTGCGGTTTACCCCCGAGGGTGAGTTCATCGACGTGTTTGCTTCGGGGAATGGCCTGTTTCGTCCCTATGGTGTGGCCTTTGGCCCCGACGGCAACCTGTACGTCAGCAGCTTTTTGTCCGACGAGATTCTGCGCTACAACGGCACCACCGGGAAGTTTATTGATGTATTTGCCCAGCGATAG
- a CDS encoding PEP-CTERM sorting domain-containing protein (PEP-CTERM proteins occur, often in large numbers, in the proteomes of bacteria that also encode an exosortase, a predicted intramembrane cysteine proteinase. The presence of a PEP-CTERM domain at a protein's C-terminus predicts cleavage within the sorting domain, followed by covalent anchoring to some some component of the (usually Gram-negative) cell surface. Many PEP-CTERM proteins exhibit an unusual sequence composition that includes large numbers of potential glycosylation sites. Expression of one such protein has been shown restore the ability of a bacterium to form floc, a type of biofilm.): MLFGPDGRLYVTTQGSVAVKGMPVFGQPSIILSYDIATKAKTVFAEQSEPSPDSRGFVSFLGMAMDPLSGELLVSDFANGIRRYDFLTGTLLGELSTNYTGSVPSSSFIGSLAFAPNGDLFTVGFDIVSEIGSILKYDGPTKERSLLADANPKLQRPIGILYAAQPVPEPFALGGLAIAAGGLMLSRRR; encoded by the coding sequence TTGCTCTTTGGCCCCGATGGTCGGCTCTATGTGACGACTCAGGGCAGCGTTGCAGTGAAAGGCATGCCCGTCTTTGGCCAGCCCAGCATTATTCTCAGCTATGACATTGCCACTAAAGCCAAGACGGTGTTTGCTGAGCAGTCCGAGCCTTCGCCCGACAGCAGAGGATTTGTGAGCTTCTTGGGCATGGCGATGGATCCTCTCAGCGGTGAACTGCTGGTCAGCGATTTTGCCAATGGCATTCGTCGCTACGACTTTCTCACAGGGACGCTGTTGGGAGAACTATCGACCAACTATACCGGCTCTGTGCCGAGCAGTAGCTTTATCGGCAGCTTAGCCTTTGCCCCCAATGGCGATCTGTTTACCGTGGGGTTTGACATCGTTTCGGAAATTGGCTCCATCCTCAAATACGATGGGCCGACCAAAGAGCGATCGCTGCTAGCCGACGCCAACCCTAAGCTACAGCGCCCCATTGGTATTCTCTATGCCGCACAGCCAGTGCCAGAGCCCTTTGCTTTGGGAGGGCTGGCGATCGCCGCTGGTGGCCTCATGCTCTCTCGCCGCCGCTAA